The Candidatus Omnitrophota bacterium genome contains the following window.
AAAATTTATCCTGATAAAAACAATCAAACTGCGAAGATAGCTCTTTTATTTCAATGGCCTTCGGATATATCTCGGCGCCATCTTTGAGGCCAAAGAGCAGGTATCTATTTTTATAATCTTTTATCATCTCCCTTAAATTCATATCGTCGCTGCAGGCAAACACGCAGCCGTCTGCCCTGGTATTTGTTAAGAATTTTTTGAAAGCGGCCAGGGTATTCTTGAATTCCCCGTAGTAATCGAGGTGCTCGTAATCTATGTTGGTAATTATGGAGTATTTCGGGCGATAATATAAAAAGGAACCATCAGACTCATCTGCCTCTGCCACAAAAAACTTTCCGTCTCCCAGGCAAGCGTTAGTGTCTATATTTCTTAAGATCCCGCCTACTGCTATGGTAGGCGAAAACCCCGCCTGTAATAAAAGATAGGACACTAAAGAAGCAGTGGTAGTCTTACCGTGGCTTCCGGTGACAGTGACGACAACCTCATCTTCCATGAGGCCTGAGAGCGCCTCTGCCCTCTTTATTAAAGGGATGCGCTGTTTTTGTGCCTCCTGCATCTCAGGATTGCCCCGGCAAATCGCAGAAGAATAAATAATTATATCCGCACCCTTGATATTAGCAGGATCATGCCCGATAAAAACCTGCGCCCCTAAGTTTTTTAATTCCTGCGTAATCTTGGTCTCTTTTAAATCCGAACCGCTCACACCAAAGCCGCGGCGCAGGAGCAGCCGGGCAATGCCGCTCATGCCGATTCCAGCGATACCGATGAGATGATAATGTTTATGATGAGGGGAATGAGAATTTTTCATCAGTTTAAAGATAAGACACTCTGCGTAAATACCGTATTCGTATCCACCTTAGAGAATACGCTACAATAAGAATGTATAGTTTCTAACTTCCGGGGATTCTTGGCAAAGTCCTCGATATTCTTTTTTAAAATATCGCTGTTTAAATCCTTATCCTGAATTATAACCGCGCACCCCTTACTTTCCAGCGCCCGGGCATTGGCCATTTGATGTTCATAGGCAAAGGGATACGGGATGAGTATTGCCGCAAGCCCAAAGAACATTATCTCCGCGATAGTGCTGGCGCCGGCACGCGAAATGACCAGATCAGAAACACTATAGGCATATTGCATCTCTTTTAAAAAAGCAAAGAGGCGAATATCCACGCCGGTATTCCTATAATCTTCCTCCAACGCGCTAAAATCTTTTGGTCCGGCAAGATGAATAACCTGGAATTTCGATTTATCGGACAGGGCAGAAACCGCCCCCAGGAATTCCAGGTTAATCCTGCTGCTGCCCTGGCTGCCGCCCATAACCAGCATCGTAAATTTCTCAGCGCTGAATCCGAAAAAATCCAGGGCCTCTTTTTTATTTATACGGGCCAGCTGCCTGCGCATAGGATTACCGGTAACGACCGTTTTATTTTCATATTTTTTTAAATAATCCCTGCTTTCGGCAAAAGAAAGAGCAATCTTATCGCTGAATATAGCCAGGAGCCTGTTGGCGCGGCCGGGGATTACATTTTGCTCGTGTATCAATGTTTTTATCCTGAATAGCCAGGCGAAGGTTACCGCAGGTACGCTCGCTAAGCTGCCGAATCCGACTACGATATCGGGCCGGAATGTCAAAAGCATAACCATGCTTTTCAGGGAGGCCCGGAAAAAATTAAATATAGCAAATAAATTCCTGAAATCAAGGGTTAGTTTTATGGAGGAAAACGGGATATAACACACATTATAACCGGTTTTCTCTATTTGCCCTGCTATATTACTTACCGGTAAAATTAATAGCGTCTCTATATCCTTATGATTTTCCCTTAACGTATCTAAAAAACCCAGCGCAGGAAAGATGTGCCCGCCGCTGGAACCGGTAACCGCCAGGATCCTCATGGATATTCTCCTGTGCGCGCGATATTCATCAGCATGCCCACGCTGACCATATCAAAGATAAAAGAAGAGCCGCCGTAACTGATAAAAGGCAAAGGCAGGCCCTTAGTAGGTAAAACGCCGCAGGAAACACCGATATTTATCGTGGCCTTCAGGGAAATCATTAAAACCAGGCCTAAGCTTAAAAAATAACTGAACCTATCCGGCGCGTTTTTGATTATCTTAAGGCCCTGCTGTATAAAAACCATCAATAATACTATTACGCCTACCGTACCCAAAAAACCCAATTCTTCCCCGATTATGGAAAAAATAAAATCAGTATGCGCTGCCGGCAGATAAAATAATTTTTGCCGGGAATGGCCCAGGCCTACTCCGAATATCCCTCCTGAGCCCAAGGCAACCTGCGACTGGATGACCTGAAAACCGCTGCCTCTGGGGTCCATCCAGGGGTTTAAAAATGACATAATACGCATCCTGCGGTAAGGGACATTAAATATCAATATATAAAGTAAAGGCAGGCTTCCCAGGGCTAATGACACAAGATAAGATACCCGCACCCCCGCGACAAAAAGCATGATAAATACTACCATACCCAATGCTAAGACCGTCCCTAAATCCGGCTGCGCAAGGATCAACAACGCCGTAGCCCCTAAAACGGCTATCGCAGGCGCAAACCCGTGCCAGAATGTTTTTATATCGCTGCTTTTTCTGGCGATGAAATCTGCTATGTAAATAATCACCGCCAGGTTAGCAAACTCCGAGGGCTGGAAACTGATAAATTTAAACCTGAACCACCTGCGTGCCCCTGCCACTTCCCTGCCTAATCCCGGGATTAATACCAAAACAAGCGATACAAACGATAATACCAAAGCAGGCTTGGCCCATTTGCGAAAATTCTTGTAATCGATAACCATTGCCAATAACATAAGGAATGCCCCGATAATAATAAAACTGACGTGCCTTTTTAAAAAGAAAAAACTGTCTTTGTACCTCTCCCAGGCATAGATGCTGGAAGCGCTGTAAATCATCACCACGCCGATACAGATGAGGATAAAGGTAGTAATAAAAAGATTGATTCTGGTATTACGGACCATCTTGATTTTGCGCTAAAGTAAAGACTGCTTTTTTAAAAGCCTTTCCTCTTTCTTCATAGTTAAGAAACATATCGAAACTTGAGCACATCGGCGAAAGCAAAACGCAATCACCGGGCTCTGCCCTGGAAAAGGCGAATCTGACCGCTTCTTCAAGGGTAGAAGACTCATGGATATCCGGAAATCCTTTTAAGGCATTCTTTATCTTCTCTTTCGCCTCTCCGATTAAGATAACTTCTTTTGCTTTTTTACGTATTAAGTCAGCGGCTATGCCATAATCAACGCCCTTGTGCCTGCCTCCAGCAATCAAGAGCACGGGCCGGGGAATATTGTTCAACGCCCAGATAGTAGAGTCTGCGGTCGTGCTCTTTGAATCATTGATAAAGGTAATGCCGTTTATCTGCGTTACCTCCTCCAGCCGATGTTCCAGGCCCTTAAAATCCCTGAATACCTTAAGGCAAGTTTCCTTATCTATGCCTAATATCGAGCCTACGGCTAAAACCGCAGCCTGATTGGGATTTAAATCTGGTGTTTGGGAAAAATATATCGCCCTGGCCTTTGCCTCTTTAGAAAAATCCTTAACTACCGGGTCGTCGTAATTTAAAACCAAAAAATCGGACTCATCCTGGTTCATAAATATGCGTTTTTTTGCCTTTAGGTATTCCTGCATATCCTTATGCCTGTCCAGATGATTACGGGAAAAATTTAGGATTACGGAAATTTTCGGTTTGAAATCCCGTATCTTCTCCAGCTGGAACGAACTCACCTCCAGGGACACAAAATCATCTGCCTGC
Protein-coding sequences here:
- the murC gene encoding UDP-N-acetylmuramate--L-alanine ligase, encoding MKNSHSPHHKHYHLIGIAGIGMSGIARLLLRRGFGVSGSDLKETKITQELKNLGAQVFIGHDPANIKGADIIIYSSAICRGNPEMQEAQKQRIPLIKRAEALSGLMEDEVVVTVTGSHGKTTTASLVSYLLLQAGFSPTIAVGGILRNIDTNACLGDGKFFVAEADESDGSFLYYRPKYSIITNIDYEHLDYYGEFKNTLAAFKKFLTNTRADGCVFACSDDMNLREMIKDYKNRYLLFGLKDGAEIYPKAIEIKELSSQFDCFYQDKFLDRFYLALGGEHNISNALSVIALGLELGIDLKVIKDTLAGYKGAKRRLEVKFSDKGYLLVDDYAHHPTEIKATLAALKNLKSNRLIAIFQPHRYTRTKLLSGEFGKSFDLADYIIVTDIYPAGEEPQAGIDGRLIYDKIKERSPQKQIHFLPKEEIAAHVLENIRPHDLLVTLGAGDIVKTCDELAQMLQRKD
- the murG gene encoding undecaprenyldiphospho-muramoylpentapeptide beta-N-acetylglucosaminyltransferase encodes the protein MRILAVTGSSGGHIFPALGFLDTLRENHKDIETLLILPVSNIAGQIEKTGYNVCYIPFSSIKLTLDFRNLFAIFNFFRASLKSMVMLLTFRPDIVVGFGSLASVPAVTFAWLFRIKTLIHEQNVIPGRANRLLAIFSDKIALSFAESRDYLKKYENKTVVTGNPMRRQLARINKKEALDFFGFSAEKFTMLVMGGSQGSSRINLEFLGAVSALSDKSKFQVIHLAGPKDFSALEEDYRNTGVDIRLFAFLKEMQYAYSVSDLVISRAGASTIAEIMFFGLAAILIPYPFAYEHQMANARALESKGCAVIIQDKDLNSDILKKNIEDFAKNPRKLETIHSYCSVFSKVDTNTVFTQSVLSLN
- the ftsW gene encoding putative lipid II flippase FtsW produces the protein MVRNTRINLFITTFILICIGVVMIYSASSIYAWERYKDSFFFLKRHVSFIIIGAFLMLLAMVIDYKNFRKWAKPALVLSFVSLVLVLIPGLGREVAGARRWFRFKFISFQPSEFANLAVIIYIADFIARKSSDIKTFWHGFAPAIAVLGATALLILAQPDLGTVLALGMVVFIMLFVAGVRVSYLVSLALGSLPLLYILIFNVPYRRMRIMSFLNPWMDPRGSGFQVIQSQVALGSGGIFGVGLGHSRQKLFYLPAAHTDFIFSIIGEELGFLGTVGVIVLLMVFIQQGLKIIKNAPDRFSYFLSLGLVLMISLKATINIGVSCGVLPTKGLPLPFISYGGSSFIFDMVSVGMLMNIARTGEYP
- the murD gene encoding UDP-N-acetylmuramoyl-L-alanine--D-glutamate ligase, translated to MRDTGYFKNKKVTVAGLARSGLACANLLYDLGARVSVTDNQDNDSTRANAAQLKSKDIKFETGKHSQEFIKNKDLIVTSPGIPDASLAHVLARQYQIPIISEIELAWLVCPATVIAVTGSNGKSTVTTLIGKVLEAGRRNVFVCGNIGNPFCGEVQKMQADDFVSLEVSSFQLEKIRDFKPKISVILNFSRNHLDRHKDMQEYLKAKKRIFMNQDESDFLVLNYDDPVVKDFSKEAKARAIYFSQTPDLNPNQAAVLAVGSILGIDKETCLKVFRDFKGLEHRLEEVTQINGITFINDSKSTTADSTIWALNNIPRPVLLIAGGRHKGVDYGIAADLIRKKAKEVILIGEAKEKIKNALKGFPDIHESSTLEEAVRFAFSRAEPGDCVLLSPMCSSFDMFLNYEERGKAFKKAVFTLAQNQDGP